In a genomic window of Aggregatimonas sangjinii:
- a CDS encoding OsmC family protein: MTSKVTYNGELRTSCKHLRSGDTFITDAPIDNKGLGQAFSPTDTVATGLASCILTMMGIKSKDLEVDLTNATAEVTKHMASDPRRISKIEIQLSLPAKASEKERAILIRTANTCPVHHSLHPDIDKQLTFNWVL; this comes from the coding sequence ATGACCTCTAAAGTAACCTATAACGGAGAATTGCGAACCTCCTGCAAACACCTTCGTTCGGGCGATACTTTTATAACCGATGCTCCAATCGATAACAAGGGGTTGGGACAGGCGTTCTCCCCGACCGATACGGTTGCTACAGGGTTGGCAAGTTGCATTCTCACCATGATGGGCATAAAATCGAAAGACCTCGAAGTTGATTTGACCAATGCTACAGCGGAAGTTACCAAGCATATGGCATCCGACCCAAGAAGGATTTCGAAAATAGAAATACAACTAAGCCTTCCTGCCAAAGCTTCGGAAAAGGAACGGGCGATTCTTATCCGAACCGCCAACACTTGTCCGGTTCACCATAGTCTGCATCCCGATATTGACAAGCAGCTTACTTTCAACTGGGTACTTTGA
- a CDS encoding DUF922 domain-containing protein, translating to MKQLFVLLFSGWMGISFGQQESQIPWSQEVRLTWADFKGKPTSDDAAATTASGISYRFSTNTWGNQVEIEFVVTTHFYPEKSWYRPELCDAQILRHEQLHFDISEVFARKMRTRLAATKFTKDVKAEVAKIYDEINMALYAFQNRYDNETNFSRHREKQSEWNRKIADILKD from the coding sequence TTGAAACAGCTATTTGTTTTATTGTTCTCTGGGTGGATGGGCATTTCCTTCGGGCAGCAGGAGTCGCAAATTCCGTGGTCACAGGAGGTAAGACTCACTTGGGCCGATTTTAAAGGAAAGCCAACCAGTGACGACGCGGCGGCCACCACTGCAAGTGGTATCAGCTATCGCTTTTCTACAAATACTTGGGGGAATCAAGTAGAAATAGAATTTGTGGTAACTACCCATTTTTATCCGGAGAAATCATGGTACAGGCCAGAGCTATGCGATGCTCAGATTCTACGGCACGAACAATTGCATTTCGACATTTCAGAGGTATTCGCCAGAAAAATGAGAACGCGCCTAGCGGCTACTAAATTTACCAAAGACGTGAAAGCGGAGGTCGCGAAAATATACGACGAAATCAATATGGCCCTGTACGCTTTTCAGAACCGCTACGACAACGAAACCAATTTTTCGCGTCACCGCGAAAAGCAGTCGGAATGGAATCGGAAAATCGCTGATATTTTAAAGGATTGA
- the bshC gene encoding bacillithiol biosynthesis cysteine-adding enzyme BshC, which translates to MDIDCLPFKNTGYFSSLICDYIDGKPALKPFYNRLPSLKNFKAQLKEKANHFPDSHRAVLQQALRRQYGKTNTSERTQDNINLLSDNSTFTITTGHQLNLFTGPLYFLYKIISTINLTEELKAEHPGKNFVPVYWMATEDHDFDEINYFNLNGKKLQWNTDAHGAVGRLKTAGLQDVFDALDAEIGNSNNAKTLKALFTKAYLEHDTLTEATRFLANALFGNYGLVILDGDDTELKRLLIPYAKKDIFENLAFKKVSATILDLEGLDTKYGIQVNPREINYFYLTDNIRERLIEKDGNFFVNDTDISFTRAELLEELENHPERFSPNVIARPLYQEVILPNLCYIGGGGEIAYWLELKTMFEAMQVPFPMLLLRNSALVLTEKQNGKLKKLDLSIENLFLKQHSFINKKIREISNIEIDFSPQKKHLEQQFAELYDLAEQTDKSFLGAVKAQEVKQKKGLDKLEKRLLKAQKRKLKDHVVRMTALQNALFPNQSLQERQKNFSELYVELGDELIPLLIDTLQPLKTEFFVLKY; encoded by the coding sequence ATGGATATTGATTGTTTACCCTTTAAAAACACTGGTTATTTCTCTAGTCTAATTTGCGATTATATCGATGGTAAACCAGCATTGAAACCATTTTATAATCGTCTTCCCTCCCTCAAGAATTTTAAAGCACAGCTTAAAGAAAAGGCAAATCATTTTCCGGATAGCCATAGAGCAGTCTTGCAACAAGCCCTTCGCAGGCAATACGGGAAAACGAATACCTCGGAAAGAACGCAGGACAACATCAACTTACTTAGCGATAATAGTACGTTTACCATAACTACCGGGCACCAATTGAACCTATTTACGGGACCCTTATATTTTCTGTATAAAATCATTTCGACCATCAATTTGACCGAAGAACTCAAGGCGGAACATCCGGGGAAGAATTTTGTTCCTGTCTATTGGATGGCCACGGAAGATCATGATTTCGATGAAATCAATTATTTCAATCTGAACGGAAAGAAATTACAATGGAACACCGATGCTCATGGAGCTGTCGGGCGTTTAAAAACAGCTGGATTACAGGATGTTTTCGATGCCCTGGATGCCGAAATCGGAAACAGCAACAATGCAAAGACCTTGAAAGCACTTTTTACCAAGGCTTACTTGGAGCACGATACCCTGACCGAGGCCACTCGATTTTTGGCCAATGCCTTGTTTGGCAACTACGGACTCGTGATTTTAGATGGGGATGACACCGAATTAAAAAGGCTGCTTATTCCGTATGCCAAAAAAGATATTTTCGAGAACCTGGCCTTCAAAAAAGTATCGGCCACGATTCTTGATTTAGAGGGATTGGATACCAAATATGGGATTCAGGTCAACCCGAGGGAAATCAATTACTTTTATCTGACGGATAATATACGGGAACGCTTGATCGAAAAGGATGGGAACTTCTTTGTGAACGATACGGATATCTCCTTTACCCGTGCGGAGCTTCTTGAAGAACTGGAAAACCATCCGGAACGTTTTTCCCCAAATGTAATCGCCCGACCGCTCTATCAGGAAGTAATCCTGCCCAACCTCTGCTATATCGGTGGTGGTGGTGAAATTGCCTATTGGCTTGAGTTAAAAACAATGTTCGAAGCCATGCAGGTACCTTTTCCTATGCTGTTGTTGCGTAATTCGGCCCTTGTGCTCACCGAAAAACAAAACGGAAAATTAAAAAAACTCGATCTGTCGATCGAAAACCTTTTCTTGAAACAGCATAGTTTTATCAATAAGAAAATCAGGGAAATATCGAATATTGAAATCGATTTCAGTCCACAAAAAAAACATCTTGAACAGCAATTCGCCGAATTATACGACCTAGCGGAGCAAACCGACAAGTCATTTTTGGGAGCGGTAAAGGCACAAGAAGTGAAACAAAAAAAAGGCCTGGACAAGCTAGAAAAAAGATTGCTCAAAGCACAAAAGCGAAAACTGAAAGATCATGTGGTACGGATGACAGCATTGCAGAATGCGCTTTTTCCAAATCAATCGCTCCAGGAGCGCCAAAAGAATTTTTCCGAACTGTATGTAGAACTAGGCGATGAATTGATTCCTCTGCTCATCGACACGCTTCAACCTTTAAAAACGGAGTTTTTTGTCTTGAAATATTAG
- a CDS encoding M14 metallopeptidase family protein, producing MRTLILSLLLVFSLTLTAQQLMSPSEFLGYELGTQFTRHHEVVDYYQYVAKTLADQVQLHEYGKTNERRPLMVAYLSSAGNMADLENIRTEHLKNTTGQGAPSKAIVWLSYNVHGNESVSTEASMQTLYDLLTVEKDYLDNTIVIMDPCINPDGRDRYVNWYNQYKNSPNNVDPNSKEHHEPWQSGRANHYMFDLNRDWAWLTQVESQQRLKFFNKWLPHVHVDFHEQGVNNPYFFAPAAEPFHEVITDFQRDFQVTIGKNHAKYFDANGWFYFTKEVFDLLYPSYGDTYPTYNGGIGMTYEQGGSGRAGLGIVTRIGDTLTLKDRIAHHHTTGLSTVEVASKNAKKLNTEFKKFYQNKDFKYKSYVLNGDADKLGALTELLDQHEIKYGSGNNGTVKGYDYKTGSNGSMRTTEKSLVVSTDQPRGTLVKVLFEPKAKLSDSVTYDITAWSLPYAYGLDAVGTTTAVNSSGFVPQSEASMTLDKDAYAYLTDWSSMNDARFLADLIHRKIRVRYAMKPFVLDGQRYKRGSLIITRGDNSANKEFLDILGQVAKKHNKDLTATATGFVDDGKDFGSTYVQMVPDIKVAVLTGEPTSTLQFGEVWHFFEQQLHYPVSIIDSEYMNNIDFTGYDVLVLPSGWGYKGFFKESRLKDLKEWVSNGGKLIAMGGAIKGLTGEDGFGLKPKESEKDSSVNVQAYDETERDRIKEAITGAIFKTKVDTTHPLAFGYDDTYFSLKLGADAYDYLDSGSVVYLEEGHTSPISGFAGSEAQKKIAQTLVFGVERHGSGSVIYMVDNPLFRGFWENGKLFFANALFMVN from the coding sequence TTGAGAACACTGATACTTTCGTTACTCCTCGTTTTTTCACTTACACTTACCGCGCAACAGCTCATGTCCCCATCCGAATTTCTGGGCTATGAACTTGGGACCCAGTTTACCAGACACCATGAGGTGGTAGATTACTACCAGTATGTCGCCAAGACCCTAGCGGATCAGGTGCAACTGCATGAGTATGGGAAAACCAATGAGCGTCGACCTTTGATGGTGGCATACCTATCCTCGGCCGGGAACATGGCCGATTTGGAGAACATTCGTACCGAACATTTAAAGAATACCACCGGGCAGGGCGCACCTTCGAAAGCGATTGTATGGTTGAGCTATAACGTGCACGGGAACGAGAGCGTGAGTACGGAGGCGTCTATGCAGACCTTGTATGACTTATTGACGGTAGAAAAGGACTATCTGGATAATACGATAGTTATCATGGACCCCTGTATCAATCCCGATGGGCGCGACCGCTACGTAAACTGGTACAATCAATACAAGAACAGTCCGAATAATGTAGACCCGAACAGTAAGGAGCATCATGAGCCTTGGCAGAGCGGTAGGGCCAATCATTATATGTTCGACTTGAATCGCGATTGGGCATGGTTGACGCAAGTCGAGAGCCAGCAGCGATTGAAGTTTTTCAACAAGTGGTTGCCCCACGTTCACGTAGATTTTCATGAGCAAGGGGTGAACAATCCGTATTTTTTTGCCCCTGCGGCTGAACCGTTTCACGAGGTGATTACCGATTTTCAGCGCGATTTTCAGGTGACCATAGGTAAGAACCATGCCAAATATTTCGATGCCAACGGATGGTTTTATTTTACCAAGGAGGTGTTCGATTTGCTTTATCCCAGTTACGGCGATACCTACCCTACGTATAATGGTGGTATCGGCATGACCTATGAACAAGGCGGAAGCGGCCGTGCCGGTTTGGGCATCGTAACACGAATCGGAGACACGCTTACTTTAAAGGATAGAATTGCTCACCACCATACTACTGGACTCTCTACCGTTGAGGTGGCCTCCAAAAATGCAAAAAAACTAAATACCGAATTCAAGAAATTCTATCAAAATAAAGACTTTAAGTACAAGAGTTATGTGTTGAATGGTGATGCCGATAAGTTAGGTGCACTGACCGAGTTGCTAGACCAGCATGAAATAAAATATGGGTCAGGCAATAATGGGACGGTTAAGGGATATGATTATAAAACTGGAAGCAATGGTAGTATGCGCACCACGGAAAAAAGTCTCGTCGTGTCTACAGATCAACCTAGAGGTACTTTAGTAAAGGTTTTGTTCGAACCAAAGGCGAAGTTGAGCGATTCGGTTACCTACGACATAACCGCTTGGTCATTGCCCTATGCCTATGGGTTGGATGCCGTTGGGACTACTACAGCTGTTAATAGTAGTGGGTTTGTACCGCAAAGTGAAGCTTCAATGACTCTGGACAAAGATGCTTATGCCTATCTGACCGATTGGAGCAGTATGAACGACGCCCGTTTTCTTGCGGATCTCATACATCGGAAAATCAGGGTGCGTTATGCCATGAAACCGTTCGTTTTGGACGGGCAGCGCTATAAGCGTGGGAGCCTTATCATTACTCGTGGTGACAATTCGGCCAACAAAGAATTTCTTGATATACTAGGGCAAGTTGCTAAAAAGCACAATAAAGACCTTACCGCCACGGCTACTGGTTTTGTTGATGATGGAAAGGATTTTGGATCAACTTATGTGCAAATGGTTCCTGATATAAAGGTTGCAGTGCTGACTGGAGAACCAACATCGACCCTGCAATTTGGGGAGGTCTGGCACTTTTTTGAACAACAATTGCATTATCCGGTCTCGATCATTGACAGTGAGTATATGAACAATATCGATTTTACGGGCTATGACGTACTCGTGCTTCCCAGTGGTTGGGGTTATAAAGGCTTTTTTAAAGAATCACGATTAAAAGACCTGAAGGAATGGGTGTCCAATGGCGGAAAGTTAATCGCCATGGGCGGGGCTATCAAGGGCCTTACCGGCGAGGATGGTTTTGGGTTAAAACCTAAAGAAAGCGAAAAAGATAGCTCGGTAAACGTGCAGGCGTACGATGAGACCGAACGTGATCGCATCAAGGAAGCTATTACAGGCGCCATTTTCAAAACCAAGGTGGATACCACACACCCCCTCGCTTTCGGATATGACGATACGTATTTTAGTTTAAAACTAGGGGCCGATGCTTATGATTATTTGGATTCCGGTTCGGTTGTTTACCTAGAGGAAGGTCATACTAGTCCGATTTCCGGTTTTGCGGGGAGTGAGGCACAGAAAAAAATCGCACAAACATTGGTCTTTGGGGTCGAGAGGCACGGGAGCGGTTCAGTTATCTACATGGTCGATAATCCGTTGTTTCGTGGCTTCTGGGAAAATGGGAAATTATTTTTCGCCAATGCTCTTTTCATGGTCAATTAG
- a CDS encoding PaaI family thioesterase, which translates to MNKALALFKSLIGKDSTESISPLMRWLNPTLLKAEEGQLEFSYVIREEMTNPMGILHGGTTAAIIDDAIGAAVYSLGNTHAYTTVNLVIDYFSAAKAGDTIFAKTSIVKRGNKIMNAECEIWNGDCSRMVAKGHSNLIKTAMQLA; encoded by the coding sequence ATGAATAAAGCACTAGCCCTTTTTAAATCCCTGATCGGTAAAGACTCTACAGAATCTATCTCCCCGTTAATGCGGTGGCTGAATCCAACGCTGCTAAAGGCCGAAGAAGGTCAATTGGAGTTTTCCTATGTCATTCGTGAGGAAATGACCAACCCTATGGGCATATTGCATGGGGGCACCACGGCGGCCATCATAGACGATGCGATTGGCGCTGCGGTATACTCATTGGGCAACACACATGCTTATACAACCGTCAATTTAGTGATAGACTACTTTTCGGCAGCCAAAGCAGGCGATACCATATTCGCTAAAACGTCCATAGTAAAAAGAGGGAATAAAATCATGAATGCCGAATGTGAAATATGGAACGGGGATTGCAGCCGAATGGTGGCCAAGGGGCATTCCAATTTAATCAAAACGGCTATGCAGCTAGCATAG
- a CDS encoding helix-turn-helix transcriptional regulator, whose translation MSQLPRLIAILTLLKSRRILTATELSEKYAVSIRTVYRDIQKLIEAGVPVITLEGRGYTLMDGYTVAPVQFTEKQANALITAHHLVTRTNDSSFLADFEEALTKIKSVFRSSILQKSELLHDKMHVFDTRIESISSNALSEIQLAITNFNYVEINYRKADDPNISFRKIEPCAIYSTENKWILIAWCHLRKDYRAFRIDRIQHFKILPEQFEDRKFSMERHFKDDAYGKEADNASIT comes from the coding sequence ATGTCGCAGCTGCCCAGACTCATAGCAATACTTACCCTGTTAAAATCCCGTCGTATTTTAACGGCCACTGAATTGTCTGAAAAGTATGCTGTAAGCATTCGCACGGTTTACCGGGATATTCAAAAATTGATTGAAGCCGGCGTGCCCGTAATCACTCTCGAAGGTCGAGGCTACACCCTCATGGACGGATATACCGTAGCTCCGGTACAATTTACCGAAAAACAGGCCAATGCCTTGATTACCGCACATCACCTAGTGACCCGTACCAACGATTCCTCCTTTCTAGCTGATTTTGAGGAAGCCTTGACCAAAATCAAATCTGTTTTTCGTTCTTCGATTTTGCAAAAAAGTGAGCTACTGCATGACAAGATGCATGTGTTCGATACGCGTATAGAAAGTATCTCGAGCAATGCCCTTTCCGAAATTCAATTGGCCATTACCAATTTCAACTATGTCGAAATCAATTACCGGAAGGCCGACGATCCCAATATCTCGTTTCGGAAAATCGAACCCTGCGCCATTTATTCGACCGAAAACAAATGGATCCTCATCGCATGGTGTCACCTGCGAAAAGATTACAGGGCCTTTCGAATCGACCGTATTCAGCATTTTAAAATTCTCCCGGAGCAATTCGAAGATCGCAAATTCAGCATGGAACGCCATTTTAAGGATGATGCCTATGGCAAAGAGGCCGACAACGCAAGCATTACTTGA
- a CDS encoding VOC family protein: protein MSHAISWFEIPVKNYERAKSFYNTLLNIEITDSPMAKAKYGMFPYDSDNNGVGGGLIEMDGYTPATEGTMVYLNAGNDLNVTLSRVDAAGGKIVMPKTDIGENGFMAHVLDTEGNKIALHSWS, encoded by the coding sequence ATGTCACATGCAATTAGCTGGTTTGAAATTCCAGTCAAAAATTACGAAAGAGCAAAATCATTCTACAACACCCTATTGAATATCGAAATTACCGATTCGCCCATGGCGAAAGCCAAGTATGGAATGTTCCCATACGATAGTGATAACAACGGTGTAGGCGGAGGCTTGATCGAAATGGATGGCTACACGCCCGCCACCGAAGGAACAATGGTCTACCTAAATGCTGGCAATGACCTTAATGTTACATTGAGCAGGGTCGACGCGGCCGGTGGTAAAATAGTCATGCCAAAAACCGATATCGGGGAGAACGGCTTTATGGCGCATGTATTGGATACGGAGGGTAATAAAATTGCTCTACATTCCTGGTCCTAA
- a CDS encoding S41 family peptidase produces the protein MRKLFILVLTIVPFLVSCETALFEEDLATTDANANFEYLWNECNEKYSYFELKGIDWDAVKTEYSAMLFEDMTQDSLFNVLGGMLTELRDDHTNLISNFNISFFGTQYLGQDNYYGRLIEDNYLAQSFYISGPFAHDFLDDGQIGYVRFASFPGTVDDTNLDFVLDRYKDTKGLILDLRENGGGAVSDIFKILSRFVEEKTLTHYSRIKNGPGRNDFSEAEPVYVSPSNGIRYTNKVIMLIDRGTYSAGSFTALATKALPNIVLIGDTTGGGLGLPNGGQLPNGWTYRFSITQALTLDKRPDFEDGVPPDIEVLFDFNDLTRDEVLDRAILELQ, from the coding sequence ATGCGAAAATTATTTATACTCGTTTTGACCATCGTACCCTTCCTCGTTTCTTGTGAGACAGCACTTTTCGAGGAAGACCTGGCAACTACCGATGCCAATGCCAATTTTGAATACCTCTGGAATGAATGCAATGAAAAGTACTCCTACTTTGAGTTAAAGGGAATCGACTGGGATGCCGTCAAGACCGAATATTCGGCGATGCTCTTTGAAGACATGACGCAGGATTCGCTGTTCAATGTGCTCGGGGGGATGCTGACCGAGCTCCGCGACGACCATACCAATCTAATTTCGAACTTCAACATCTCGTTTTTTGGTACGCAATATTTAGGTCAGGACAATTATTATGGTCGCCTCATAGAAGATAATTACTTAGCACAAAGCTTTTACATCTCTGGGCCTTTTGCCCATGATTTTCTGGATGATGGGCAAATTGGCTACGTACGCTTCGCATCTTTCCCTGGCACTGTTGACGACACCAACCTCGACTTCGTACTTGATCGTTATAAAGACACCAAAGGCTTGATACTCGATTTGAGGGAAAATGGCGGTGGGGCCGTTTCCGATATTTTTAAAATCTTAAGCCGCTTTGTAGAGGAGAAAACCTTAACGCACTATTCCCGCATCAAGAACGGTCCGGGGCGTAATGATTTTTCAGAGGCCGAACCCGTGTATGTATCCCCGAGCAATGGCATACGATACACGAATAAGGTTATCATGTTGATCGATAGGGGCACCTATAGCGCCGGTTCGTTTACGGCCCTCGCCACCAAGGCCCTGCCCAATATCGTATTAATAGGTGACACCACGGGCGGGGGTCTCGGATTACCGAATGGCGGACAATTGCCCAACGGGTGGACCTATAGATTCTCTATTACCCAAGCATTGACCTTGGATAAAAGACCGGACTTCGAAGACGGTGTTCCCCCGGATATCGAGGTGCTTTTTGATTTTAACGATTTGACCAGGGATGAAGTGCTGGATCGTGCGATATTGGAGTTGCAATAG
- a CDS encoding DUF58 domain-containing protein — translation MRFLKSFYIHNSFFWYIAILSACFVFSFWFTVLYPIAWLLTMLLAALFFFDCYLLYATEGIFANRHLPQKLSNSDLNPIAIEFETRYPFKTFISIIDELPVQFQKRDFEYSSSLLKGEKQVFDYTVRPVDRGEYVFGNLNIFASSPLKIVKRRYIFQNDQMVPVYPSIIQMQQYDFLAISNRLSEIGLKKIRRIGHTQEFEQIKEYVPGDDFRTINWKATAKQQHLMVNQYQDERSQPIYSILDTGRVMKMPFNELKLLDYAINATLAFSNVALKRNDKTGMISFSKNIETFVPAIQKLTHLNTIMEKLYNITTEFTDSDFGLLYAHIKRKVTHRSLLLLYTNFEHISALKRQLPFLMAIAKKHVLVVIFFENTELEQLIATDAEDIQTIYHKTIAEKFSLEKKLMQKELQKHGIQTILTKPNELTINTINKYLEIKARGLI, via the coding sequence ATGCGGTTCTTAAAATCTTTTTATATACACAATTCTTTTTTCTGGTACATTGCCATACTATCCGCATGTTTTGTGTTTTCATTTTGGTTTACCGTCCTTTACCCTATTGCGTGGCTGTTGACCATGCTCTTAGCAGCGCTTTTCTTCTTCGACTGCTATTTGCTGTATGCTACCGAGGGCATCTTTGCCAACCGTCATCTGCCACAAAAATTATCGAACAGCGATTTGAACCCGATTGCTATCGAATTCGAGACCCGATATCCTTTCAAGACATTCATCTCGATAATCGATGAACTTCCGGTGCAATTTCAAAAACGTGATTTCGAATACTCCTCGAGCCTTCTAAAAGGGGAAAAACAGGTCTTCGATTATACAGTAAGACCCGTTGACCGCGGGGAATATGTTTTTGGCAATTTGAATATATTCGCCTCTTCCCCACTTAAAATCGTAAAACGGCGCTACATCTTTCAAAACGACCAGATGGTACCGGTATACCCTAGTATCATACAAATGCAGCAATACGATTTTCTGGCCATCAGCAATAGACTCTCTGAAATCGGTTTGAAGAAAATACGCCGTATCGGCCACACCCAAGAGTTTGAACAGATAAAGGAATATGTTCCCGGCGACGATTTTAGAACCATTAACTGGAAGGCCACTGCAAAACAACAACATCTTATGGTGAACCAATACCAAGATGAGCGCTCCCAACCTATTTACAGTATCTTGGACACGGGCAGGGTCATGAAAATGCCTTTCAACGAATTAAAATTGCTCGATTACGCTATCAATGCAACGCTTGCATTTTCGAATGTAGCCTTAAAACGGAATGACAAAACGGGTATGATCAGCTTCTCGAAGAACATTGAAACCTTCGTGCCCGCGATTCAAAAACTTACCCATTTGAATACGATCATGGAGAAATTGTACAATATTACGACGGAGTTCACCGATTCGGATTTCGGGCTTTTGTACGCACATATCAAGCGAAAGGTTACGCACAGAAGCCTATTACTGCTTTATACCAATTTCGAGCACATTTCCGCGCTAAAAAGACAATTGCCTTTTCTTATGGCCATTGCGAAAAAACACGTTTTGGTGGTCATCTTTTTTGAAAACACCGAATTGGAGCAACTTATCGCTACCGATGCGGAAGATATCCAAACCATCTACCACAAGACAATCGCCGAAAAATTCTCCCTTGAAAAAAAGCTCATGCAAAAAGAATTGCAAAAACACGGGATTCAGACTATTCTTACCAAACCGAACGAGCTCACCATCAACACCATCAACAAGTATCTGGAAATCAAGGCTCGAGGCCTTATTTGA
- a CDS encoding AAA family ATPase, with product MEENDMQPTDNTPEESGSPANEGLSFDNRIPLEGLKNAVTDIKNELGKVIIGQENFIELLIVSLLVDGHVLIEGVPGIAKTITAKLFAKTLKTGFSRIQFTPDLMPSDILGTSIFNVKSSEFEFKKGPIFSNIVLIDEINRAPAKTQAAMFETMEERQVTMDGTTYPMDAPFMVLATQNPIEQEGTYALPEAQLDRFLFKIKVDYPSVEEEVRIIQTHHERKGENPKAQIRDVLSPVQLADFRTKIQNIVVEEKIIRYIADIITKTRNHPHLYLGGSPRASIATLNAAKAFAAINGRDFVIPEDIKKALVPVLNHRVILTPEREMEGMTTESVVGMITESVEIPR from the coding sequence ATGGAAGAAAATGATATGCAACCCACAGACAATACCCCGGAAGAAAGCGGCAGCCCAGCAAACGAGGGGCTTAGCTTTGATAATCGCATTCCACTGGAAGGCCTAAAAAATGCGGTTACGGATATCAAGAACGAATTGGGAAAAGTTATCATCGGGCAGGAGAATTTTATCGAACTACTCATCGTTTCCCTTTTGGTTGATGGGCATGTGCTTATAGAAGGTGTTCCCGGAATCGCAAAGACCATTACCGCTAAATTGTTCGCAAAAACATTGAAGACCGGGTTTAGCAGAATACAGTTTACGCCCGACCTTATGCCTAGTGATATTCTGGGCACTTCTATTTTCAACGTAAAAAGTTCGGAGTTCGAATTTAAGAAAGGGCCTATTTTCTCCAACATCGTCTTGATAGACGAAATCAACAGGGCACCGGCCAAAACACAGGCCGCCATGTTCGAAACAATGGAAGAACGTCAAGTAACGATGGATGGCACCACCTACCCTATGGATGCCCCGTTTATGGTTTTGGCCACCCAAAACCCCATTGAACAGGAAGGTACCTATGCCCTTCCGGAAGCACAACTCGATCGCTTCCTGTTCAAAATAAAGGTAGACTATCCTTCTGTTGAAGAAGAAGTACGCATCATACAAACGCATCATGAGCGCAAGGGCGAAAATCCGAAAGCCCAAATCAGGGATGTGTTGTCGCCGGTGCAGTTGGCCGATTTTAGGACAAAAATCCAAAACATCGTCGTCGAGGAAAAAATAATCAGGTACATTGCCGACATCATTACCAAGACCCGTAACCACCCTCATCTGTATCTCGGTGGTTCGCCTAGAGCTTCCATAGCGACCTTAAATGCGGCCAAGGCCTTTGCCGCGATTAATGGCCGCGATTTTGTCATTCCAGAAGATATTAAGAAGGCATTGGTACCTGTTTTAAACCATAGGGTCATCCTTACCCCGGAACGCGAAATGGAAGGCATGACCACGGAAAGCGTGGTGGGCATGATTACCGAATCTGTTGAAATACCGAGATAA